GACCTTTTTCATGTCTCCCCTTCGCCCTcctcaacacccccccccccccccccccccccccctccgtctTCTTCCTAACAGAAAATGATGAAAGACAACAACCTGGTGCGTCACCTGGACGCCTGTGAGACCATGGGCAACGCTACGGCCATCTGCTCGGACAAGACGGGCACGCTGACCATGAACCGCATGACGGTGGTGCAGGCCTATGTGGCCGACAAGCACTACCGCAACGTGCCTGATGCCCAGCTCATCTCCGCCGCCATCATGGACATCCTTGTCCTGGGCATCAGCGTCAACAGCGCCTACACCACCAACATTATGGTAAGGGAGGTTGCCTCGAAATGGTTGTCTGTCCAGGAGTACTgcacaggcgtgtgtgtgtgtgcactatcGATGTGTAGTCACTGATGGGTTTAGAATAGATGTTGTTGACGATTTAATTGATTAAATGTGGGGTATGAGTTTTGCTGGTAAATGTCATGTCAGTAACAAATCACTAGAATGAGATGACTGAATGTTAATAGCCTCCAACGTGACCTGGGTCCTAATCATTAGGTCATGCCGTAGCAAAACATTTGACAACGGAAGACAAGCTTTTTTCTTATTGGGCAAGTACAGACGGTACCTCCTCATTGCACTCCCTTTGGTAGCGGTTTCTTCTGTTTTGTGCCAATTGAACACAACCCTTACGTGACACttggtgtgtctctctctgtaaccagtCTCCGGAGAAGGAAGGAGGTCTGCCGCGCCAGGTGGGCAACAAAACCGAATGTGCCTTGCTGGGCTTCGCTAATGACCTGAAGCGTGACTACCAGGCCATCCGCAACGAGATCCCTGAGGAGAAGCTCTACAAGGTCTACACCTTCAACTCCTGCAGGAAGTCCATGAGCACCGTGCTGAAGAACGCCGACGGGAGCTTCCGCATGTTCAGCAAGGGAGCCTCCGAGATCCTCCTCAAGAAGTAGGTTTGGGTTTCAAGCTAAATCAAGCTGCTCTCAGTATTCAGTGTGGGGTGAATCTTAACTAGTCAGACATTGATATTAATGGTAAACTAAGTGTAAATTGGTGTACATCTAAGTCCATGTATGGATTCTATGGtcctgtggggctcagttggaaAGAGCGTTGTGCTAGCAATGCCAAGGTTGTTGTTTCAATTTCCACATGGATCACACACATACTAAAATGTATGCATTCAGTAAGTTAGTTTGGACAACCGGGTCTGCTAAGTGGCATATATAGCCAATGATATTATATACTGATAGTGTACAAGTTATCACCTCATACAAACATGGAACAACTTTGGTTTTGTAGTGGATGGCACACAATTAGCAAAGCACTAAGCACCTCTCATTCAAAGAGCTTAACATGGGTTCTAGGTGGCCAGGCAGGCTTGCAAAGGAATTGTTTTCGGCTTAGCCGCTAAGTAGTTCAAGTGCATCCCACCAAGCCCCTTAACATAGCTTCTTAAAAACAGGCCTGGAGAAATGAGTCTAAGCCTTCCCAAATGGCTCTAAACATGCCTCCTTTTTACCCACCTATAGGGTCTGGTCAAAtttaatgcactatgtagggattagggtgccgtttgggacgaaGTCAGAGAAACAGGCTTCCTGCTGTGTGTTATCACATCGCTGGGTCTAACCACATCACACCcgtctctctcgttctttctttctctcgctctttcccccaCCACCAGGTGTTCTAAGCTTCTGACAGCGAGCGGCGAGACCAAGGTGTTTCGTCCCCGGGACAGAGAGGACATGGTGAAGAAGGTGATTGAGCCCATGGCCTCAGAGGGCCTGCGCACCATCTGCCTGGCCTACCGCGACTTCCCTGTCTCGGAGGCCGAGCCTGACTGGGACCAGGAGAACGACATCCTCACCAGCCTGACCTGTGTATGTGTGGTGGGCATCGAGGACCCAGTCAGACCCGAGGTCAGTTTATGGACCACAGTCAAACAAAACAAGCAGACTGACATTAGCAAAGATACAGTGGAGTAATCTGATATACTTTACCTACCACACACCCGACATGGCTTCTAGGGCATGAGATTATTGAAAAGGAAGCAAGCCTCTGCACACAGTTGTATGCAAATGTCAGagttattgtgttattgacatTTCCATTGACCCCGAAGTGTGTTCTTATCAGTATAGATATGTGACATTCAGAGAGGCCACTGACTAGGAACAACTCTGGGTCCTAGTTAATGGGTAATCTCTGTCAGCCTCACACATGGTCTATCAACAGCTCCTGTGCTGGTGAAAGTCAAAGACCCATTGCAACCAGATGGGATATTGAGGATGACTTGTTCCCTATGGAACAGAAGTGGTTTGCTCGTACAGTGatcttgcctgagacctgaagacttgtgtACACTCCCTGAGCTGATGCCTAGGCTTGAGCTCTGCAAGCTAGGACAGTCCTGCAGCTGTCAGGAAACCCGGATTTCGCAGCCAGTCAGTCAtactaacacctctctctctctgcccctccagGTCCCGGACGCCATCAAGAAATGTCAGCGTGCCGGGATCACGGTACGCATGGTAACCGGGGACAACATCAACACGGCCCGCGCCATCGCCTCCAAGTGTGGCATCCTGCAGCCCGGAGACGAGTTCCTGTGCATGGAAGGCAAGGAGTTCAACCGACGGATCCGTAACGAGAAGGGAGAGGTGGGTTAAATATATTGTCGTGCCTTTACACCAAAACACAATCATCTAGGTCATGTTCATTatcaccaaacggaagaaaatggATTGAAACAGGGAGAGACTACCTGGGCTCGTCCAATAAGAAAGACTTATTTTCATTTCCCATTGCAAAAGGTTTGAGACCTTTTTCCattgcgtgccctaatgaacacaaccctgtttGACATTGTACTTCAGTGTTAATAAACCTAGTAGGGTTAGTTGGCCCTGATGGACTAATGGAACGAGCTAACAACATGGTTGATAGATGAAGAATGGGGATTGTAGGCTAATTAGTCTCATTTTTCCCCTTCTAGATTGAACAAGAGCGCATTGATAAGATCTGGCCAAAACTCAGAGTACTTGCACGATCCTCACCCACCGACAAGCACACATTAGTCAAAGGTACTTCGCTTTGCTCTTTCAGGATGAAAATGAAAAATGTCGTTTTCACAAGTCACAGTGTCCTGAAATCTGTCATTTCAGATGTCTTATTTGGTAAGttgttctctctccccccaggTATCATCGACAGTACGGTCTTAGAACAGAGGCAGGTAGTAGCAGTCACAGGAGACGGCACCAACGACGGGCCCGCCTTGAAGAAAGCTGATGTCGGCTTCGCCATGGTGAGTCTCATTTCTCTGCCAGTCCTATCAGAAAGTAACATGTTGCTACTGATTGGCTGTAAATGATTGCCCGTACTGTATGGAATCTCATACTGTCCAGATAACCGTGAGTCATATCGTCACAAGTCCAGATAACGATCATGATGGAACTTTAATCTGCACTTTTATATGGGGAGTCAAAAACGATGTTGGGTTTTAAAGATGTCACTGTAAACTTTATGGATGTAATTTACTGCATGTTTACATGAGCGAAAGATGTGAAACTGAAGTTCAACGAAGTTGACTGACTGATAACATCGCACTCTGTAGTGACCAATGGCCGTCACATATCGGCACATATCAACAGTAACAACAAACGTACTGCACCGCAATTACATGTGTATAGGGCTACGACTACTTGAATATCGAACTCTTGTTTCTCTTACGCATTTTGACTTAATGAGACCGTTATGAGTTGCCCGAGGGGTAGACAGGGATATGAAGGTTTGGAGTGGGGATTGAACCCTTGTCTCCTGGGAGAGAAATATGTGTGTCCAGAGCGGAGGGCTTTAACACTAGACCACGGCTCTGCACAACTTCAATATAGAACTTAATGTGTGTCACCTGCAGGGTATCGCCGGCACAGACGTGGCCAAGGAGGCGTCTGACATCATCCTGACGGACGACAATTTCAGCAGCATCGTCAAGGCGGTGATGTGGGGCCGCAACGTCTACGACAGCATCTCCAAGTTCCTCCAGTTCCAGCTCACCGTTAACGTAGTAGCCGTCATCGTGGCCTTCACCGGCGCCTGCATCacgcaggtaacacacacacaaactagggATGGGCACGGTTATGCAGATATCACACCGGATGATGCTTTTCCATTACTTGGGAGAGTATTCATTTGTAAGAAGAATATAGGCCTATTTTAATAATGAAAAAGATTTGTCTgaaattaaataaaattgtctgTGACATTGCTACATAGaccattggggcggcaggtagcctagtggttagagcgttgggccagtaaccgaaaggttgctagatcaaatccccgagctgaaaaggtaaaaatctgtcgttctgcccctgaacaaggcagttaacccactgttcctagtccgtcattgtaaataagaatttgttcttaactgacttgcctagttaaataaagtttaaatgagggaaaaaaattgcattatttattttttaataaacaGTTTTATGACAGTTATGAGTGCGCCCCGTAAAAACGACTCATGTAGCCTACACATCCGTTTCACGTGTAGCTTCTAGTCAATCAAAGCGCAAGTGAAGTGGGACATTTCTAATCGATGCCAAATGgaattaaaatgactgaatgaAGATGGAcaaatgagaaggagtaggctacaatgaTCAAGCAACAGGTAGGCTGTTGTTTAATAGGAATGGTGTTGTAGACCAGTACGGGGAGTGCAGCAAAACCGCCTCAATCAGCCTTACTATGTTAGCTATCTAGCTTCTTTACAACAATTTGATGCATTCAAGTCGGGCACTATCAGATGGTATGATAGACAAACTATGGCAGCAACAAGTTTGTCTAACTAGCCCGTGTCGGTTTGGctactttctctccctccatgccTCACACAGACTGCCACACAtacctgctcctctcctctcttgccCCTCCCCCACCTTCTGCTGAAACAAGCAGAGCACAGCACACCAGCTCTGTTGCGCGTTATGACTCATTGTATGTGATATGGAGAAAAACTAAGCGCTGTGCTCTTGGATTTGATTTGCATTCAGAGGGGACATTGTAGAGGGAATAGAGGGTTTGGTTCTTAGGAGCAGCACCAGGATCTATCCTCCCTTAGCTTAAATGGAAAGATTTGTCACCTATGACTGAAGTctatgatctgtgtgtgtgtgtatccacaaTGACTGAGGCAGTACAAAATGGAGCAACCAATTTATTCGAATGTATTCCCTTGGATCAGAGCTGCTTTTCAGGTTCTCTCTGACTAGAGGTAGCAATCATCTGCCCCTATTTGACCTGTCGGTCACAGCAGCCGCCAAATTAGTGCTCATCCAGGGGTAAAACAATGGTAAATGGGCCTGCAATAGAAACGGAACAAACAGCTATTTAAAGCTCCGGGCCTGAGCTGTGTGCATTATCCAACAGTGCTGTAATTTTGAGATAATGAGTGATGAGTGGCTGAGCATTTACTAGAGGGCCACACGGGTcaagagacgcacacacacacacacacacacactgaatgctAGTGTAGATGCTAATGTGTTTACCTGTGTGTATCTAGCCATTCTGCTAGCATGCTAAGCTGCACAATGTATGTAGGTAGTGCCTCTGCTAGCAGGCTAAGCAGCTAATGTATATGAAGCTAGCTGCTCTGCTAGAATGCTAAGCCGGCAATGTGTATATAGACGTATGTAGCTCGCTAGCTCCTCTGCTGGTGTGAAGTGGTTTGCCTCTCTACTGGAGCCTGAATAGCTCTGGTGAGTCAGCAAGTGGACACCTGTATAGCTGCTTGTGTCATTTCTGAGCAGTGTGTGGGCTACTGAAGTCTTTTAGCTTTCAATGATCACTACTCAGGCAGCATTTGCTCTTCGTGTTATGGCCTGCACTGCTTTGAATGTGTTGGTTGGATTTGTGCAGTGTGTCTACAGTCTGACGTTGGGATAGTGTGGAGGATGTTATGTAAGTAGTACTGACTGCATGAGTAATCTTTCTCACTCTGTCCTGCTCTCCCCCCCctttctgtatctctcctcctctttctactcccttccctgtctccccCTATCCTtttcctacctccctctctcccgccaGGACTCTCCTCTGAAAGCTGTCCAGATGCTGTGGGTGAACCTGATCATGGACACTTTTGCCTCCCTGGCCCTGGCCACTGAGCCCCCCACTGAGTCTCTACTGCTGAGGAAGCCGTACGGCCGCAACAAGCCCCTCATCTCCCGCACCATGATGAAGAACATCCTTGGCCATGGAGTTTACCAGCTCATCCTCATCTTCACCCTGCTCTTCGTAGGTAAAGTActagtgtgtctgtgtagaagcgtgtgtgtgttttccattcTCTGCATCTCACTCTAATTGCGCACTGAGCTGAAACGGCTTACCATATGCCATGGAATTTCACATGGGTATGAGGCGGTCTTGATCGACTGGCTCTCTGATGGTGTCACCTTTACTACCACCTTAACTAGGGCGGCAGGTAcgctagcggttagagcgttgggccagtaaccgaaaggtcgctggttcaaatacccaagccgacaaggtgaaGTACCTGacgctgtgcccttgagcaaggcacttaaccttaatttgctccaggggcgtgTACAACGGCtgcaaaacaacacatttcactgtccAATGTCAGATTAACCTCAGTCGGCAGAAGGCTGAGAACATTTGATAGTTTAATTGTAATTTGCTGATCTTTTGATGTGAAAGAGGTGTTCTGATCTCAATGGGACTGCCACGAGCAGCGGTGCAGATATTTTGATGAGCAAGATGCAGCACTTCGCTCTCACACAGTATCTGCACATGTGCAAGGGTTCGTTTTAACGCTGTTAGTGCGTGGTAGCCACCGGACCAAAACAGCGGTGAAGTTGAGCCTTATGCTTCAACGTTCTTAGTAgttgtggaaattgacccactatacTGTTTCCTTTCTGCATCATAATGCTGCCTCTACCTTTAaatcattccacagagggcctagtgtctgcaggtttgagttttttcctttcaattaagacctaaacaaccaggtgaggggagttatttactaattagtgaccttaattcattaGTCAAGTACAATGGAGGAGCAAAAACCCACAGACACCCTCTGTGAAATGAGTTTGACAAGTGATCTAgataaaataaagatatttttaaAAGGTAGTGGGTCGACACTTcacctcccccgtctctctctctcgctctctctctctctctctctctctctctctctctctctctctctctctctctctctcgctctctccccccccagGTGAGCAGATCTTTGACATCGACAGCGGGCGGTACGCACCCCTCCACTCGCCTCCCTCAGAGCACTACACCATTATTTTCAACACCTTCGTCCTCCTGCAGCTGTTCAACGAGATCAACGCCAGAAAGATCCACGGCGAGCGCAACGTCTTCGACGGCATCTTCAACAACCTCATCTTCTGCTCCATCGTCTTTGGCACCTTTATCATCCAGGTAACACTTAGTGTCTAGTGTCTTCAGACTGTAGCATGTCTGCTTGCTGGAGTTGCTCACTGCTTTAAACAGAcaccatttttttaaatgttttggtcAGTTGGCAGATGCTCTTGTCTAGTGCGACTTACAATTAGTGGATTtgtcttcagatagctaggtgagacaaccacatcacagTCGTAGTGAGTACATTTTCCCTCATTAAAGTAGTGATCAGCAAAGCCAGCGCTAGGGGTTAATTTAAGATGCTCTTAGAagagggtttcagatgtttagggAAGATGGGTCTGTCTGAattgacaccctattccttatataggtCACTACATTTGGCCTGACTGCAGGCTACAAAAGTAGTACCCTTGTATAGGAAAGGGGGTCAATTTCTGGAAGAATATAGATTCTTCCCCATATATAAGAAGGCCAGGGCTCCCTTAAATGAGTCATCTCAATGGCGCtcacctggataaataaagaatGAAGAAAAACGAAACCCAAACCATATTCATACACGGTTCACATGAAACCTGTTGTAACACGCATATCTGTCAAATGGAATTACCAGCAAACCAAGAAACCGTGAATGAAAATGAGCTTGACCTCTAAatgtttctttcctctccggccTCTCAGATAGTCATAGTGCAGTGGGGAGGCAAACCTTTCAGCTGCGTGGGCCTGAGCATCGACCAGTGGCTATGGTGCACCTTTCTGGGCTTTAGCAGTCTCCTCTGGGGTCAGGTAagaagacccacacacacacacagtgagttgCAAGTGCGTCACCTGTAACCTTCCAACACTGCCCCATCCGTCAGGGAAACACTACTGCCCCAATGTGGCTGTGTTGGGTAGCTGAATTGCCACACTGTATTGAAATGGCTAGTTGGATGATGAGGATCTAGAATTCCTGATTTGAGCGCTGGCATGTTATTTCTGAAATATCTATTGTATTACAATTTCCTGTTCACCTcctgtttttttttatgttgtTGATTGTGATGTCAGTTGTGCATTTTGTGATGCTGACCTAGCAAGTAAATGGCTGGACATGACCACAGACCAAACATTGCTTTGTCACcagtagggttgcacattttggggaatattcagaggtggaaactttcagtgggaattaacgggaatataggaaaattaatattaataccatttaaatgtagatatttttgcattggatatatttaccatatcatatggagacagaaacataaacctttttcCTTATAAGTAggcataattgcaaatgattaaatccttccaatataaatatttagttacgaattgaactttaaatgagtggactcttcacatgggatgatttcactgaacaacaaaataaaGGTAATATTGAATGATCCTTAATGATCCATCAcatctcccaaaaatgttttcaacatacatctgtaaaattatagtctagaaactaaagctttggttgtttgcctctcaggcttccatgtcttctccctgaacctcctcaatgtccacctcttgaacatcagactgaggcctcatcttcactgtcactttccaaccttgttgaggatggcttgtcgtcaggctcaaaaagcctcaaatttgcccggatggccaccaatttttcaacccttgtattggtcagcctgttgtgtgctttgtgtgtgttcacaaacaaggaccagttgtgctctgaggtggctgatgttggtgggatttggaggatgatggaggcaacaggagaaagagcctcagatccacagtcccttccaccaggtggctgatgtgatatgttggcatgactgccatattgcatctccatcccaaagcccttgcttggaagtgtactttgccagactgccaagaaccttgccctcatccaggccaaggtggcgagacacggtagtgatgacaccataggcgttgttgatctctgcaccagacaggatgctcttgccagcatacttggggtccaacatgtacgctgcggcgtgtatgggcttcaggcagaaatgctttttgatgtatttcagaactgcactttcctctgcttggagcaacagtgaagtgggcagggcagtatggatttcttctcttacatctgcgagcagagtctgaacatcaggcatggtctccctcaatccgtgcaatggctactgctatcggtttcaggctgcttaccactctctcccaatatgcatcatccaggaggatcctcttgatggggctgtccatatcagcagacttcccctccaggagactgtcaaacatgatgactgacaacaccaccccaacgggtgttgctgggcagcttcaatgtggtgttcttattcttctcactttgcttggtgaggtagattactgctataacttgatgacccttcacatacctaatcatttccttggctctcttgtagggtgtatccattgttttcagtgccatgatgtccttgaggagcagattcaatgcatgagcagcacagccaatgggtgtgatgtgagggtaggacccctccactttagaccaagcagctttcatgttcgcagcattgtctgtcaccagtgcaaataccttctgtggtccaaggtcattgatgactgccttcagctcatctgcaatgtcgagactggtgtgtctgttgtcccttgtgtctgtgttcttgtagaatactggtttgaggggtggagatgatgtagttaattattcctttcccacgaacattcgaccacccatcagagatgattgcaatacagtctgctttctctatgatttgcttgaccttcacttgaaatctgttgaactctgcacccagcaaatgagtagaagcatgtctggttggaggggtgtatgctgggcgaagaacattcagcaatctcttccaatacacattgcctgtgagcatccgAGGTGAACCAGCTGCATACACAGCtcaagcaagacattcatcagcatttctctgactacgttcctccattgagtcaaaaaaaacatctgattccaggaggaccatgagctgttgctgtcgataaggtgtctgattcatcatttttacctcaaatagaagtagagggacttttgtcagaggttgcttgttgtgaacgctgagggaactttatgcacttgaaTTCTTcacatgatttggcacagtatttgcaaatgtacacagcttttccttcaacattagctgcagtgaaatgtctccacacatcagatggtgcctgtggcattttcctgtaaagattaggggggaaaatgagtaaaaaaaaaaaaaaatccaattccatgtacagataaatagttaagcagttagattaaacaactcctttgtcagataaatgttttaaaatgaaacctGTATGAAAACGGGTGAAATAACACTCAGTTAGCAGACTCAAGCTAAAatccacatggtagcaaaaactaacagaaattgTTAACAGGTTAGAAATTAtataaacacactttgctgtaggctactattttaCTCGTTAACAAAAatgtaatataaaatatattcaccccacctaGTATTGTAATCagaacttaccagaaagcatgtagtccttggctcagacagtgtagtagtgtgggctcaatagcatcttattagtgtgcaagatcttgagaatcagctgcacatgtgatggaagagtgcactgttaATGCAGAGGgctgcaattccattgaattggtgatagtttaaccaaaatatgctaCAAGACCaagaattgccttgtgtatccctCAAAAAAAGTTTGCTGTTATAAAGctaactttaaaaaatatatattttaagcaaaattccccaaattcccgggcttaacttcccatggaaaatttcggGGAAAAGTTTCTggccctttgcaaccctagtcaccAGACAAGAACCCATTACTTTTGCATCAGTCACATTTATTTTCCGAGCTGACTTCCTTTCGAAATTGGTCGTTCGGTTAACAGATGCACATTGTGTGAGGGTCCCTGTTGTGCACCTGTTGCAGTCCAGCCTGTCATTCCATATATACCAGTAACCTGGGTCTTCTGTCAGTCCTCTGGGGTAGAGATGGGATTTGTGGTCCAATATTGCCGACATGGTTTGGACTGTGATAAGCCCTTAACCCCTCTGCCCCTCCTCCCTCCAGCTGATCTCATCCATCCCCACCAAAAGTCTGAGGTTCCTGAAGTCTGCTGGCCACGGCACCCAGAGGCAGGAGATCCCTGACGAGGAGCTGGAGGACATGGAAGAAATGGAGGAGATCGACCATGCTGAGCGCGAGCTGCGCCGTGGACAGATCCTCTGGTTCAGGGGCCTCAACCGCATCCAGACTCAGGTAATGTCCTCCTTGACCGCTTCTCCACCGATGTTGACCAAAGAGGAATCACAAGCCATAAGGTTAACTCTACGCATTTctcatcccctttccctttctctcagCACTTTGAGAGAACAGCTGGCATGTTCCCCTCAAAATCCTTCTTTTGACTTTGATTTTCTGTTTGCTTTGGAAAGCTCAAGCAAGGTCCTTTTTGCCTATTCTATTTCTGGCTTTCTAACAAGTTAAGTTGAACATGATAATGTGATGGTCAATGAAGAAAATCCCCTTTTGTGTGATACTGAGAAGAATACAGGTACAGGTATCTTAAAGGGCCAGGTGTGAAAGGTATTTGAATATGGGATGATTTTTTAATGAGGAAATGTAAAGCATCAGATCAGGCTCGGGGAGAAACCTTCAGATCAGTGCCTTTCACCCACTTTCTCTCTCAACTGCTATATCTCTCTGAGTGGGGGGAAATATACCTTTCTATTATATTTTGGTGCCTTTTCTCTCACCTTTCTCTGGTTTCTTCCACTCTTGGTCTCCTCTTGTTCTCTCGCCCTtttctcgctctgcctctctcgctctgcctcttgCCTCTCTCGCCCTTTTTCTCGCCCTTTCTTGTCCGcctctcaccctttctctctcaccctttctctctcgccctttctctctcgtctctctcgccctttctctctcgcctctcctctTGCTGTGGTTTCTGGGCTCTATCCTCTCCTGTCACCCTCTCTGATTCCTTGCAGATGGATGTAGTGAGTGCCTTCCAGAGCGGAAGCTCCTTTCAGGAGCGCCAGCTAAGGCGGCAGCCCTCCACCTCCAGCCAACAACAGCACGATGTAACCAATGTTTCTAGCCCTACACATGTAGCCTTTTCTACTACTGCCACTGACGCCAACACCGCTTCTTCCACTgtggggtgtgagtgtgtgtttcctTAGTGCATGAAAATCTAACATCTTCCTCTTCTACTCTCTCGCCTAACGTTGAATTCATTCACTCTTACTTGTCCCTCCTTttcttaaaaaaacaaaaaatacaaaaaacaaccaCATCTTCCATGTTGCTTGGTAACATAACTGCTGTATATGGATGTAGTGTAACACCCACAAGGTCACCACGAGTTCTAAGGGCTTTTTCTGTCACATCGTGTTTTCTGTTTCTGCTTCTGCTTCATTCTCTGATGATAGAGGTTG
This DNA window, taken from Salvelinus namaycush isolate Seneca chromosome 38, SaNama_1.0, whole genome shotgun sequence, encodes the following:
- the LOC120032125 gene encoding plasma membrane calcium-transporting ATPase 1-like isoform X1; translation: MANNSYSGVKNSTANQHGDFGCSLKDLRSLMELRGVEAIGKIGESYGDVQGLCTRLKTSPVDGLSGQPADIEKRKEVFGQNLIPPKKPKTFLQLVWEALQDVTLIILEVAAIVSLGLSFYRPPDAEREHCGSAAGGVEDDGEAEAGWIEGAAILLSVVCVVLVTAFNDWSKEKQFRGLQSRIEQEQKFAVVRGGQVIQIPVAEIVVGDVAQIKYGDLLPSDGILIQGNDLKIDESSLTGESDHVKKTLDRDPMLLSGTHVMEGSGKMLVTAVGENSQTGIIFALLGASEEDDDDEEEKEAKKKEKKEKKKQDGAAENRKKAKAADGAAMEMQPLNSDEVDIDEKRKSNLKEKKEKSVLQGKLTKLAVQIGKAGLVMSAITVIILVVLFVVDTFWVQGLPWHKDCTPIYIQFFVKFFIIGVTVLVVAVPEGLPLAVTISLAYSVKKMMKDNNLVRHLDACETMGNATAICSDKTGTLTMNRMTVVQAYVADKHYRNVPDAQLISAAIMDILVLGISVNSAYTTNIMSPEKEGGLPRQVGNKTECALLGFANDLKRDYQAIRNEIPEEKLYKVYTFNSCRKSMSTVLKNADGSFRMFSKGASEILLKKCSKLLTASGETKVFRPRDREDMVKKVIEPMASEGLRTICLAYRDFPVSEAEPDWDQENDILTSLTCVCVVGIEDPVRPEVPDAIKKCQRAGITVRMVTGDNINTARAIASKCGILQPGDEFLCMEGKEFNRRIRNEKGEIEQERIDKIWPKLRVLARSSPTDKHTLVKGIIDSTVLEQRQVVAVTGDGTNDGPALKKADVGFAMGIAGTDVAKEASDIILTDDNFSSIVKAVMWGRNVYDSISKFLQFQLTVNVVAVIVAFTGACITQDSPLKAVQMLWVNLIMDTFASLALATEPPTESLLLRKPYGRNKPLISRTMMKNILGHGVYQLILIFTLLFVGEQIFDIDSGRYAPLHSPPSEHYTIIFNTFVLLQLFNEINARKIHGERNVFDGIFNNLIFCSIVFGTFIIQIVIVQWGGKPFSCVGLSIDQWLWCTFLGFSSLLWGQLISSIPTKSLRFLKSAGHGTQRQEIPDEELEDMEEMEEIDHAERELRRGQILWFRGLNRIQTQIRVVNAFRSSLSPYEGLEKPESRSSIHNFMTHPEFRIEDSEPSIPLIDDTDAEDDAPTKRNSASPRNVTPTPPSPSLSPTPSPNQNNNAVESGGNNHLYVEGNKAAGTPSAPGSPLHSLETSL
- the LOC120032125 gene encoding plasma membrane calcium-transporting ATPase 1-like isoform X3; its protein translation is MANNSYSGVKNSTANQHGDFGCSLKDLRSLMELRGVEAIGKIGESYGDVQGLCTRLKTSPVDGLSGQPADIEKRKEVFGQNLIPPKKPKTFLQLVWEALQDVTLIILEVAAIVSLGLSFYRPPDAEREHCGSAAGGVEDDGEAEAGWIEGAAILLSVVCVVLVTAFNDWSKEKQFRGLQSRIEQEQKFAVVRGGQVIQIPVAEIVVGDVAQIKYGDLLPSDGILIQGNDLKIDESSLTGESDHVKKTLDRDPMLLSGTHVMEGSGKMLVTAVGENSQTGIIFALLGASEEDDDDEEEKEAKKKEKKEKKKQDGAAENRKKAKAADGAAMEMQPLNSDEVDIDEKRKSNLKEKKEKSVLQGKLTKLAVQIGKAGLVMSAITVIILVVLFVVDTFWVQGLPWHKDCTPIYIQFFVKFFIIGVTVLVVAVPEGLPLAVTISLAYSVKKMMKDNNLVRHLDACETMGNATAICSDKTGTLTMNRMTVVQAYVADKHYRNVPDAQLISAAIMDILVLGISVNSAYTTNIMSPEKEGGLPRQVGNKTECALLGFANDLKRDYQAIRNEIPEEKLYKVYTFNSCRKSMSTVLKNADGSFRMFSKGASEILLKKCSKLLTASGETKVFRPRDREDMVKKVIEPMASEGLRTICLAYRDFPVSEAEPDWDQENDILTSLTCVCVVGIEDPVRPEVPDAIKKCQRAGITVRMVTGDNINTARAIASKCGILQPGDEFLCMEGKEFNRRIRNEKGEIEQERIDKIWPKLRVLARSSPTDKHTLVKGIIDSTVLEQRQVVAVTGDGTNDGPALKKADVGFAMGIAGTDVAKEASDIILTDDNFSSIVKAVMWGRNVYDSISKFLQFQLTVNVVAVIVAFTGACITQDSPLKAVQMLWVNLIMDTFASLALATEPPTESLLLRKPYGRNKPLISRTMMKNILGHGVYQLILIFTLLFVGEQIFDIDSGRYAPLHSPPSEHYTIIFNTFVLLQLFNEINARKIHGERNVFDGIFNNLIFCSIVFGTFIIQIVIVQWGGKPFSCVGLSIDQWLWCTFLGFSSLLWGQLISSIPTKSLRFLKSAGHGTQRQEIPDEELEDMEEMEEIDHAERELRRGQILWFRGLNRIQTQMDVVSAFQSGSSFQERQLRRQPSTSSQQQHDVTNVSSPTHIRVVNAFRSSLSPYEGLEKPESRSSIHNFMTHPEFRIEDSEPSIPLIDDTDAEDDAPTKRNSASPRNVTPTPPSPSLSPTPSPNQNNNAVESGGNNHLYVEGNKAAGTPSAPGSPLHSLETSL